The Rhodocytophaga rosea genome has a segment encoding these proteins:
- a CDS encoding AraC family transcriptional regulator, with the protein MIRKPVSCTQITNPDKDEPVVYHAKMGAFHADWHQHDKGQLMFAENGLLHIHTENQKLLLPSWYCAWIPAGTSHQIWSSSTDLYIRTIYFEAPICNHSFFRQAVAFPASNLLKEMIGYTEKWNFKNEAGEEKKDFLKALIQVLPGEMAEKVNICLPSTTHEQLLQIVEYVQAHAHQKLSISSLSKEFGFSVRTLSRLFNTHLGITFSGYIKIARMIKAMELIKNGHTHVSHIAYQSGYESLSTFSNNFLEICGNRPLYFINKRKV; encoded by the coding sequence ATGATCCGAAAACCTGTTAGCTGTACCCAAATTACGAATCCGGATAAAGATGAACCAGTTGTGTATCATGCTAAAATGGGCGCTTTCCATGCTGACTGGCATCAACATGATAAGGGGCAACTGATGTTTGCAGAAAATGGTTTGTTACACATACATACAGAAAACCAAAAGTTGTTGTTGCCAAGCTGGTATTGCGCCTGGATTCCGGCTGGCACTTCGCACCAGATATGGTCGAGCAGTACAGATCTATATATCAGAACCATCTACTTTGAAGCACCTATTTGCAATCATTCTTTCTTTAGACAGGCTGTTGCTTTCCCTGCTTCTAATCTGTTGAAGGAGATGATCGGATATACTGAAAAGTGGAATTTTAAAAATGAAGCCGGAGAAGAAAAAAAAGATTTTTTAAAAGCCTTGATTCAGGTCTTACCCGGAGAAATGGCAGAAAAGGTAAATATCTGTTTACCTTCTACCACACATGAACAATTGCTGCAGATAGTAGAATATGTACAAGCTCATGCACACCAGAAATTAAGTATCAGTTCTTTATCTAAAGAATTTGGATTTTCTGTGCGTACATTAAGCAGATTGTTTAACACACATTTGGGTATTACTTTTTCTGGGTATATCAAAATAGCCAGGATGATAAAAGCCATGGAATTAATCAAAAATGGCCACACCCACGTTTCCCATATTGCTTACCAGTCAGGCTACGAAAGTCTTTCTACCTTCAGTAATAACTTTTTAGAGATCTGTGGAAACCGCCCTTTGTATTTCATCAATAAAAGGAAAGTGTAA
- a CDS encoding MFS transporter: MKEQHTSFYTLQFGLLCFSSFLFYASFNMIIPELPGYLMRLGGAEFKGFIIGLFTLTAGLSRPVSGKLADKIGRIPVMVFGAAVCFICGFLYPVMGSVAGFLMLRLVHGLSTGFTPTGNSAYAADIVPQTHRGEAIGFLGLCGSSGMALGPAIGSLVADMFSVEFMFYCSSVASLLSVLILAGMKETVQDRIPFHWSLLKFSRQEIFEPRVIPPSLVIILSSFGFGAILTLTPDLSESLNLTNKGLFFMCFTFASLGVRFFAGKISDRYGRVAVLRISTALLTLSMILVGFAYNAATLLAASVLFGFAQGMNSPTVSAWTVDLSLKEHRGRGLATMYVAMEAGIGLGAFLSGAIYANNVAMLPYTFWIISLFPLMAFLYLNFGVKRKLTAVAG, from the coding sequence ATGAAAGAACAACATACCAGTTTTTATACGCTGCAATTCGGATTGCTTTGTTTCAGCTCCTTTCTGTTTTACGCCAGCTTCAATATGATTATTCCGGAATTACCAGGCTACCTGATGCGCCTGGGCGGAGCAGAGTTCAAAGGCTTTATCATTGGCTTATTTACTTTAACCGCCGGACTTTCCAGACCGGTGAGTGGCAAGCTGGCAGATAAAATCGGACGGATTCCGGTAATGGTATTTGGGGCTGCGGTTTGTTTTATATGTGGATTTTTATATCCGGTGATGGGTTCGGTAGCCGGATTTCTGATGTTGCGCCTGGTTCATGGCTTATCTACTGGTTTTACGCCTACTGGCAATTCGGCCTACGCCGCAGATATTGTTCCCCAAACACATCGGGGAGAAGCCATTGGTTTCCTCGGTTTATGTGGCAGTTCTGGAATGGCACTGGGTCCGGCCATTGGCAGCTTAGTAGCGGATATGTTTTCAGTAGAATTTATGTTTTATTGCTCATCGGTGGCTTCATTATTATCAGTGCTGATACTGGCTGGTATGAAAGAAACCGTACAAGACCGTATTCCTTTTCACTGGTCACTGCTTAAGTTTTCCCGACAGGAAATTTTTGAGCCCAGGGTAATTCCTCCTTCCCTGGTGATTATATTGAGTTCATTTGGTTTCGGGGCTATTCTTACGCTTACCCCAGACCTAAGTGAATCGTTAAATCTGACCAACAAAGGCTTGTTTTTTATGTGCTTTACATTTGCTTCTCTTGGTGTCCGGTTTTTTGCCGGTAAAATATCCGACCGGTATGGCAGGGTAGCTGTATTGCGTATTTCTACGGCATTGCTTACCCTTTCTATGATTCTGGTAGGATTTGCCTACAATGCGGCTACCTTGCTGGCGGCTTCTGTTTTATTCGGTTTTGCGCAAGGTATGAATTCTCCTACTGTTTCTGCCTGGACGGTTGACCTGAGTTTGAAAGAACACCGGGGACGTGGATTAGCTACCATGTATGTGGCGATGGAAGCTGGAATTGGCTTAGGAGCTTTCCTGTCAGGTGCTATTTATGCCAATAATGTGGCTATGCTACCCTATACTTTCTGGATTATTTCCTTATTCCCTCTAATGGCTTTTCTATACCTGAATTTTGGTGTGAAGCGAAAACTAACTGCTGTCGCTGGTTAA